A DNA window from Oxyura jamaicensis isolate SHBP4307 breed ruddy duck chromosome 31, BPBGC_Ojam_1.0, whole genome shotgun sequence contains the following coding sequences:
- the LOC118155483 gene encoding uncharacterized serine/threonine-protein kinase SBK3-like isoform X1, whose amino-acid sequence MVPGRAGGQCRGPAPKPLLQGRGDTPTSSLHSPYWGRRGQGPMEESEEDGEDNEVFLEQLMVRTGQAVPQQELEEQYTVLEELGSGTYGRVVLTEPRDGGSPVVLKLMLKEHTEWRAFLREYCIALCLSGHAACIRALPVAFESATHFAFGQELAPAGDLCTLLTPGEGLAEVLVKRCASQLAEALDFMHSRALVHRDVKLDNVLLFDRECRRVKLGDFGLTRLQGSAVRAMSSTLPYSPPELCLLQGSDTLELDSSLDVWAFAVLLFCLCTGCFPWAVAASPDPQFEDFSTWQSAAEGREAPPSWQGFGYGAQEMFRRLLRLDPDRRSPAIEVQKYLSLPWLTAQDSRARLDGGDRWEAAAGSPQAPITQGCAPAGGSGGGVRDAAGAGEQGDGSCSNRDGVPTPPAGTLALCH is encoded by the exons aTGGttcctggcagggcaggagggcaaTGCAGGGGGCCAGCCCCAAAACCACTGCTCCAGGGCAGGGGGGACAcccccaccagcagcctccACTCCCCATACTGGGGACGGAGAGGGCAGG GGCCCATGGAGGAGTCAGAGGAGGATGGGGAGGACAACGAGGTGTTCCTGGAGCAGCTGATGGTGCGGACGGGCCAGGCCGTGccgcagcaggagctggaggagcagtACAccgtgctggaggagctgggcagtGGCACATATGGCCGCGTGGTGCTCACAGAGCCTCGGGACGGTG GCTCGCCGGTGGTCCTCAAGCTGATGCTGAAGGAGCACACGGAGTGGAGGGCGTTCCTGCGGGAGTACTGCATCGCCCTGTGCCTCTCCGGCCATGCTGCCTGCATCCGGGCCCTGCCCGTCGCCTTTGAGAGTGCCACACACTTTGCCTTTGGGCAGGAGCTCGCTCCTGCTGGGGACCTGTGCACCCTCCTCACCCCGGGG GAGGGCCTGGCGGAGGTGCTGGTGAAGCGCTGCGCCTCCCAGCTGGCAGAGGCTCTGGATTTCATGCACAGCCGGGCCCTGGTCCACCGGGATGTCAAGCTGGACAATGTGCTGCTCTTCGACCGTGAGTGCCGGCGGGTGAAGCTGGGTGACTTCGGGCTCACCcgcctgcagggctctgccgTTCGCGCCATGTCCAGCACCCTGCCCTATTCCCCAccagagctctgcctgctccagggCTCAGACACGCTGGAGCTGGACTCCAGCCTCGATGTCTGGGCCTTCGCTGTTctgctcttctgcctctgcACCGGCTGCTTCCCTTGGGCTGTGGCTGCCAGCCCTGACCCTCAGTTTGAGGACTTCAGCACCTGGCAGAGCGCTGCGGAGGGGCGGGAGGCGCCTCCATCCTGGCAGGGCTTTGGCTATGGGGCGCAGGAGATGTTCCGTCGCCTGCTGAGGCTGGACCCCGACCGCCGGAGCCCAGCCATCGAGGTGCAGAAATACCTGTCACTGCCGTGGCTGACAGCACAGGACAGCAGAGCTCGGCTGGATGGTGGCGACaggtgggaggcagcagcaggaagccccCAGGCCCCCATTACCCAGGGCTGTGCCCCAGCCGGTGGCTCAGGAGGGGGTGTgagggatgctgctggtgctggggagcagggtgATGGCAGCTGCAGTAACAGGGACGGCGTACCCACACCGCCTGCTGGTACCCTTGCCCTGTGCCACTAG
- the LOC118155483 gene encoding uncharacterized serine/threonine-protein kinase SBK3-like isoform X2: MHARVCACVCAPPAGLCQPRLKIDPGSAPAEGPRWPMEESEEDGEDNEVFLEQLMVRTGQAVPQQELEEQYTVLEELGSGTYGRVVLTEPRDGGSPVVLKLMLKEHTEWRAFLREYCIALCLSGHAACIRALPVAFESATHFAFGQELAPAGDLCTLLTPGEGLAEVLVKRCASQLAEALDFMHSRALVHRDVKLDNVLLFDRECRRVKLGDFGLTRLQGSAVRAMSSTLPYSPPELCLLQGSDTLELDSSLDVWAFAVLLFCLCTGCFPWAVAASPDPQFEDFSTWQSAAEGREAPPSWQGFGYGAQEMFRRLLRLDPDRRSPAIEVQKYLSLPWLTAQDSRARLDGGDRWEAAAGSPQAPITQGCAPAGGSGGGVRDAAGAGEQGDGSCSNRDGVPTPPAGTLALCH; the protein is encoded by the exons ATGCATGCACgcgtgtgtgcatgtgtgtgtgcaccaccagcagggctctgccagccccggcTCAAAATAGACCCTGGGAGCGCTCCTGCAGAGGGGCCCAGAT GGCCCATGGAGGAGTCAGAGGAGGATGGGGAGGACAACGAGGTGTTCCTGGAGCAGCTGATGGTGCGGACGGGCCAGGCCGTGccgcagcaggagctggaggagcagtACAccgtgctggaggagctgggcagtGGCACATATGGCCGCGTGGTGCTCACAGAGCCTCGGGACGGTG GCTCGCCGGTGGTCCTCAAGCTGATGCTGAAGGAGCACACGGAGTGGAGGGCGTTCCTGCGGGAGTACTGCATCGCCCTGTGCCTCTCCGGCCATGCTGCCTGCATCCGGGCCCTGCCCGTCGCCTTTGAGAGTGCCACACACTTTGCCTTTGGGCAGGAGCTCGCTCCTGCTGGGGACCTGTGCACCCTCCTCACCCCGGGG GAGGGCCTGGCGGAGGTGCTGGTGAAGCGCTGCGCCTCCCAGCTGGCAGAGGCTCTGGATTTCATGCACAGCCGGGCCCTGGTCCACCGGGATGTCAAGCTGGACAATGTGCTGCTCTTCGACCGTGAGTGCCGGCGGGTGAAGCTGGGTGACTTCGGGCTCACCcgcctgcagggctctgccgTTCGCGCCATGTCCAGCACCCTGCCCTATTCCCCAccagagctctgcctgctccagggCTCAGACACGCTGGAGCTGGACTCCAGCCTCGATGTCTGGGCCTTCGCTGTTctgctcttctgcctctgcACCGGCTGCTTCCCTTGGGCTGTGGCTGCCAGCCCTGACCCTCAGTTTGAGGACTTCAGCACCTGGCAGAGCGCTGCGGAGGGGCGGGAGGCGCCTCCATCCTGGCAGGGCTTTGGCTATGGGGCGCAGGAGATGTTCCGTCGCCTGCTGAGGCTGGACCCCGACCGCCGGAGCCCAGCCATCGAGGTGCAGAAATACCTGTCACTGCCGTGGCTGACAGCACAGGACAGCAGAGCTCGGCTGGATGGTGGCGACaggtgggaggcagcagcaggaagccccCAGGCCCCCATTACCCAGGGCTGTGCCCCAGCCGGTGGCTCAGGAGGGGGTGTgagggatgctgctggtgctggggagcagggtgATGGCAGCTGCAGTAACAGGGACGGCGTACCCACACCGCCTGCTGGTACCCTTGCCCTGTGCCACTAG
- the LOC118155483 gene encoding uncharacterized serine/threonine-protein kinase SBK3-like isoform X3: MEESEEDGEDNEVFLEQLMVRTGQAVPQQELEEQYTVLEELGSGTYGRVVLTEPRDGGSPVVLKLMLKEHTEWRAFLREYCIALCLSGHAACIRALPVAFESATHFAFGQELAPAGDLCTLLTPGEGLAEVLVKRCASQLAEALDFMHSRALVHRDVKLDNVLLFDRECRRVKLGDFGLTRLQGSAVRAMSSTLPYSPPELCLLQGSDTLELDSSLDVWAFAVLLFCLCTGCFPWAVAASPDPQFEDFSTWQSAAEGREAPPSWQGFGYGAQEMFRRLLRLDPDRRSPAIEVQKYLSLPWLTAQDSRARLDGGDRWEAAAGSPQAPITQGCAPAGGSGGGVRDAAGAGEQGDGSCSNRDGVPTPPAGTLALCH; this comes from the exons ATGGAGGAGTCAGAGGAGGATGGGGAGGACAACGAGGTGTTCCTGGAGCAGCTGATGGTGCGGACGGGCCAGGCCGTGccgcagcaggagctggaggagcagtACAccgtgctggaggagctgggcagtGGCACATATGGCCGCGTGGTGCTCACAGAGCCTCGGGACGGTG GCTCGCCGGTGGTCCTCAAGCTGATGCTGAAGGAGCACACGGAGTGGAGGGCGTTCCTGCGGGAGTACTGCATCGCCCTGTGCCTCTCCGGCCATGCTGCCTGCATCCGGGCCCTGCCCGTCGCCTTTGAGAGTGCCACACACTTTGCCTTTGGGCAGGAGCTCGCTCCTGCTGGGGACCTGTGCACCCTCCTCACCCCGGGG GAGGGCCTGGCGGAGGTGCTGGTGAAGCGCTGCGCCTCCCAGCTGGCAGAGGCTCTGGATTTCATGCACAGCCGGGCCCTGGTCCACCGGGATGTCAAGCTGGACAATGTGCTGCTCTTCGACCGTGAGTGCCGGCGGGTGAAGCTGGGTGACTTCGGGCTCACCcgcctgcagggctctgccgTTCGCGCCATGTCCAGCACCCTGCCCTATTCCCCAccagagctctgcctgctccagggCTCAGACACGCTGGAGCTGGACTCCAGCCTCGATGTCTGGGCCTTCGCTGTTctgctcttctgcctctgcACCGGCTGCTTCCCTTGGGCTGTGGCTGCCAGCCCTGACCCTCAGTTTGAGGACTTCAGCACCTGGCAGAGCGCTGCGGAGGGGCGGGAGGCGCCTCCATCCTGGCAGGGCTTTGGCTATGGGGCGCAGGAGATGTTCCGTCGCCTGCTGAGGCTGGACCCCGACCGCCGGAGCCCAGCCATCGAGGTGCAGAAATACCTGTCACTGCCGTGGCTGACAGCACAGGACAGCAGAGCTCGGCTGGATGGTGGCGACaggtgggaggcagcagcaggaagccccCAGGCCCCCATTACCCAGGGCTGTGCCCCAGCCGGTGGCTCAGGAGGGGGTGTgagggatgctgctggtgctggggagcagggtgATGGCAGCTGCAGTAACAGGGACGGCGTACCCACACCGCCTGCTGGTACCCTTGCCCTGTGCCACTAG
- the LOC118155483 gene encoding uncharacterized serine/threonine-protein kinase SBK3-like isoform X4, translating into MVPGRAGGQCRGPAPKPLLQGRGDTPTSSLHSPYWGRRGQGPMEESEEDGEDNEVFLEQLMVRTGQAVPQQELEEQYTVLEELGSGTYGRVVLTEPRDGGSPVVLKLMLKEHTEWRAFLREYCIALCLSGHAACIRALPVAFESATHFAFGQELAPAGDLCTLLTPGEGLAEVLVKRCASQLAEALDFMHSRALVHRDVKLDNVLLFDRECRRVKLGDFGLTRLQGSAVRAMSSTLPYSPPELCLLQGSDTLELDSSLDVWAFAVLLFCLCTGCFPWAVAASPDPQFEDFSTWQSAAEGREAPPSWQGFGYGAQEMFRRLLRLDPDRRSPAIEEPSLSQGTDCRCAVTLPTARFTSLQRGHF; encoded by the exons aTGGttcctggcagggcaggagggcaaTGCAGGGGGCCAGCCCCAAAACCACTGCTCCAGGGCAGGGGGGACAcccccaccagcagcctccACTCCCCATACTGGGGACGGAGAGGGCAGG GGCCCATGGAGGAGTCAGAGGAGGATGGGGAGGACAACGAGGTGTTCCTGGAGCAGCTGATGGTGCGGACGGGCCAGGCCGTGccgcagcaggagctggaggagcagtACAccgtgctggaggagctgggcagtGGCACATATGGCCGCGTGGTGCTCACAGAGCCTCGGGACGGTG GCTCGCCGGTGGTCCTCAAGCTGATGCTGAAGGAGCACACGGAGTGGAGGGCGTTCCTGCGGGAGTACTGCATCGCCCTGTGCCTCTCCGGCCATGCTGCCTGCATCCGGGCCCTGCCCGTCGCCTTTGAGAGTGCCACACACTTTGCCTTTGGGCAGGAGCTCGCTCCTGCTGGGGACCTGTGCACCCTCCTCACCCCGGGG GAGGGCCTGGCGGAGGTGCTGGTGAAGCGCTGCGCCTCCCAGCTGGCAGAGGCTCTGGATTTCATGCACAGCCGGGCCCTGGTCCACCGGGATGTCAAGCTGGACAATGTGCTGCTCTTCGACCGTGAGTGCCGGCGGGTGAAGCTGGGTGACTTCGGGCTCACCcgcctgcagggctctgccgTTCGCGCCATGTCCAGCACCCTGCCCTATTCCCCAccagagctctgcctgctccagggCTCAGACACGCTGGAGCTGGACTCCAGCCTCGATGTCTGGGCCTTCGCTGTTctgctcttctgcctctgcACCGGCTGCTTCCCTTGGGCTGTGGCTGCCAGCCCTGACCCTCAGTTTGAGGACTTCAGCACCTGGCAGAGCGCTGCGGAGGGGCGGGAGGCGCCTCCATCCTGGCAGGGCTTTGGCTATGGGGCGCAGGAGATGTTCCGTCGCCTGCTGAGGCTGGACCCCGACCGCCGGAGCCCAGCCATCGAG
- the LOC118155483 gene encoding uncharacterized serine/threonine-protein kinase SBK3-like isoform X5, protein MVPGRAGGQCRGPAPKPLLQGRGDTPTSSLHSPYWGRRGQGPMEESEEDGEDNEVFLEQLMVRTGQAVPQQELEEQYTVLEELGSGTYGRVVLTEPRDGGSPVVLKLMLKEHTEWRAFLREYCIALCLSGHAACIRALPVAFESATHFAFGQELAPAGDLCTLLTPGEGLAEVLVKRCASQLAEALDFMHSRALVHRDVKLDNVLLFDRECRRVKLGDFGLTRLQGSAVRAMSSTLPYSPPELCLLQGSDTLELDSSLDVWAFAVLLFCLCTGCFPWAVAASPDPQFEDFSTWQSAAEGREAPPSWQGFGYGAQEMFRRLLRLDPDRRSPAIEAEQPRLPQPVFVGEVLP, encoded by the exons aTGGttcctggcagggcaggagggcaaTGCAGGGGGCCAGCCCCAAAACCACTGCTCCAGGGCAGGGGGGACAcccccaccagcagcctccACTCCCCATACTGGGGACGGAGAGGGCAGG GGCCCATGGAGGAGTCAGAGGAGGATGGGGAGGACAACGAGGTGTTCCTGGAGCAGCTGATGGTGCGGACGGGCCAGGCCGTGccgcagcaggagctggaggagcagtACAccgtgctggaggagctgggcagtGGCACATATGGCCGCGTGGTGCTCACAGAGCCTCGGGACGGTG GCTCGCCGGTGGTCCTCAAGCTGATGCTGAAGGAGCACACGGAGTGGAGGGCGTTCCTGCGGGAGTACTGCATCGCCCTGTGCCTCTCCGGCCATGCTGCCTGCATCCGGGCCCTGCCCGTCGCCTTTGAGAGTGCCACACACTTTGCCTTTGGGCAGGAGCTCGCTCCTGCTGGGGACCTGTGCACCCTCCTCACCCCGGGG GAGGGCCTGGCGGAGGTGCTGGTGAAGCGCTGCGCCTCCCAGCTGGCAGAGGCTCTGGATTTCATGCACAGCCGGGCCCTGGTCCACCGGGATGTCAAGCTGGACAATGTGCTGCTCTTCGACCGTGAGTGCCGGCGGGTGAAGCTGGGTGACTTCGGGCTCACCcgcctgcagggctctgccgTTCGCGCCATGTCCAGCACCCTGCCCTATTCCCCAccagagctctgcctgctccagggCTCAGACACGCTGGAGCTGGACTCCAGCCTCGATGTCTGGGCCTTCGCTGTTctgctcttctgcctctgcACCGGCTGCTTCCCTTGGGCTGTGGCTGCCAGCCCTGACCCTCAGTTTGAGGACTTCAGCACCTGGCAGAGCGCTGCGGAGGGGCGGGAGGCGCCTCCATCCTGGCAGGGCTTTGGCTATGGGGCGCAGGAGATGTTCCGTCGCCTGCTGAGGCTGGACCCCGACCGCCGGAGCCCAGCCATCGAG
- the LOC118155483 gene encoding uncharacterized serine/threonine-protein kinase SBK3-like isoform X6 has translation MVPGRAGGQCRGPAPKPLLQGRGDTPTSSLHSPYWGRRGQGPMEESEEDGEDNEVFLEQLMVRTGQAVPQQELEEQYTVLEELGSGTYGRVVLTEPRDGGSPVVLKLMLKEHTEWRAFLREYCIALCLSGHAACIRALPVAFESATHFAFGQELAPAGDLCTLLTPGEGLAEVLVKRCASQLAEALDFMHSRALVHRDVKLDNVLLFDRALPVSRD, from the exons aTGGttcctggcagggcaggagggcaaTGCAGGGGGCCAGCCCCAAAACCACTGCTCCAGGGCAGGGGGGACAcccccaccagcagcctccACTCCCCATACTGGGGACGGAGAGGGCAGG GGCCCATGGAGGAGTCAGAGGAGGATGGGGAGGACAACGAGGTGTTCCTGGAGCAGCTGATGGTGCGGACGGGCCAGGCCGTGccgcagcaggagctggaggagcagtACAccgtgctggaggagctgggcagtGGCACATATGGCCGCGTGGTGCTCACAGAGCCTCGGGACGGTG GCTCGCCGGTGGTCCTCAAGCTGATGCTGAAGGAGCACACGGAGTGGAGGGCGTTCCTGCGGGAGTACTGCATCGCCCTGTGCCTCTCCGGCCATGCTGCCTGCATCCGGGCCCTGCCCGTCGCCTTTGAGAGTGCCACACACTTTGCCTTTGGGCAGGAGCTCGCTCCTGCTGGGGACCTGTGCACCCTCCTCACCCCGGGG GAGGGCCTGGCGGAGGTGCTGGTGAAGCGCTGCGCCTCCCAGCTGGCAGAGGCTCTGGATTTCATGCACAGCCGGGCCCTGGTCCACCGGGATGTCAAGCTGGACAATGTGCTGCTCTTCGACC
- the LOC118155492 gene encoding CD5 antigen-like: MGGLHGLGLCLALCCGTVIGSVPVRLVGGRSRCHGRVELLQAGAWGSICASGWDRAASRVLCRELGCGRPRLVPAPCSPRAADGPPVALQRVQCVGQEPALAHCGLQPQDAPSCPSDRLAAVDCEEPFGLRLSGGPGRCAGRLEVQRNGSWGTVCDDGWSAANTAVVCRELGCREVPAELRGDRLHFGPGAGRIWLDDVRCRGQEGTLRDCAHRAWGYHDCTHDEDIGVVCQDP; the protein is encoded by the exons atgGGGGGGCTGCACGGActggggctgtgcctgg ccctgtgctgcGGCACCGTGATTGGATCTG TGCCTGTCCGGCTCGTGGGCGGCCGGTCCCGGTGCCACGGGCGCGTGGAGCTGCTTCAGGCCGGTGCCTGGGGCTCCATCTGTGCCTCGGGCTGGGACCGGGCGGCCTCCCGCGTGCTCTGCCGGGAGCTGGGCTGCGGCCGCCCCCGCCTCGTCCCCgcgccctgcagccccagggcagctgatGGGCCCCCGGTGGCCCTGCAGCGGGTGCAGTGCGTGGGGCAGGAGCCGGCCCTGGCGCACTGCGGCCTGCAGCCGCAGGACGCCCCTTCCTGCCCCTCAGACCGGCTGGCTGCTGTCGACTGCGAGG AGCCATTTGGGCTGCGGCTGTCCGGGGGTCCCGGGCGGTGTGCGGGGCGGCTGGAGGTGCAGCGCAACGGGAGCTGGGGCACGGTGTGCGACGACGGCTGGAGCGCGGCGAACACGGCGGTGGTGTGccgggagctgggctgcagggaggtgccGGCAGAGCTCCGTGGGGATCGGCTGCACTTCGGGCCCGGCGCCGGGCGCATCTGGCTGGATGACGTGCGGTGCCGGGGCCAGGAGGGGACCCTGCGGGATTGTGCCCACAGAGCCTGGGGGTACCACGACTGCACCCATGATGAGGACATCGGCGTGGTCTGCCAG GACCCCTGA